acagacagacccTGAAGACAGACTACACCCAAACAGTCCGATCCAAACCTTCTGGGTGGAATCCAGATGGAGAATAAAGGAGTGATTGAGTGAGAGAGGAGGTGTGAACCTCGTTACCTAACCAGGTTACATCCGACATGCAGAGCTGCACAGTTACTGAACCTCATCGACTGAATTACTTTGTTGAACAGATTtacttttaggaatatttttgctACGCTgtaatttgagtaattttattatgacgTTTCTCTAATcttatttaagtaaaatttctgttttccacccactgaatgaaaaacaaacatttttaaccagAAACTCTCCAGCAGTTcctgttaaagtttaaaaagtttttattgaaagaaacaaatttaaaaaaaatttattatttttgttacttgtatgaattattgtcattttctccttaaaatagcaaaatttccacttaactttactttttggtctgtctgatggCGTAATTTTTTAATAGTATataattgataatttgatcagttactcagtaatCGAgtagatttttaagaaaatactttcaactttaacttgagtaaaaatatgttgaaatagtTCTACTCTGACGATAGTGTAATCAGTGGCGGCTTCGCAGGAAGTGCTAGAAACGCATTTAGTTTGTCGCGGTGAACGAATTGTAGTTTTGAGGCCGATCAGCGATCTTTATAGGTGTTATTATGTGTTTTACAGGTaaatagtgccattttatagcacaatcaaccAATTATCTtagcttcagttgttataaatgTGCTACAAATACGAgtcaaaagaaatgtgattttgtagtttgaaattgggcctctgtctctttaagaaactcctgctctttctgaatgtCTGCCTTCAggacgtcatcacaacatgcTCCTCTACTAACCCCTTAACAACGTTTTTCCAGCGTCGCTTTGAGAAGTAGATGCTATAATGACagtagttccaccaggtgtttgctaattgctgttggctagtctgaaggagctcagcgGGGAGGAGCTGCACCCCAAAGGCGAGGCTGGGTCCAACCAGGCACAACAGAACGGTTGACATGGATGAAAGAATCGAAGCAACAACTGCAGGTCTGtgtttgatgagggaaaaacaaaaatctgtttttcttgatATGCCCCTTACAACCTGCCGACACTAATTGTGCCCAATATTTTTGTGTGAAGagttgctaaatgtagcaacAAAGTCAGCAGGAAAGAGCCTTTTTTCCTGTCCTACCAACACAAACGTAAACATAGAATCTCCTCCACTTTAATATCATAGATCAAAATGAAAGGTTGCATGAAAATGTtaagtggaataaaaatgtttttcattgtgcAAAGGGTGGTGACTATGGCTGccatgacaaaaagaaacattgcctggacaataaattgtggCAAAAGTTAGATAAGATAAACGATCATATCATCATAGACCAAAAAAACCTAGTAGGAAAATTAATCCATTAATCGTTTCGCCCCTGGTTGGTTTTTAATCCCATATTTTGCTAAAGACTGCAGCAGTGAACCCACTAAATGAGAACCGGTTCAGTTGGTAATGACAGCGTATCGATGTCGCCTGCTCCTTGGAATGGAAACATCAGGGAACTGAACGACCTTTCAGATCGTTCAGTTCCGGAATGATTCTTTCTGGGCTCATTATGAAGACCGAAGAACAGCAGATTTTAGGGAGGGAAAGTGGAGGATTGGAGAAAACGCAGAgctctataaataaaaccaaattagCAGCTCGGAGAGCTCCCGCTGCGCTACGGTGGATGAGAGCGGAAAGCCTTACCTGGTCTCAATAGTTTGACCTCAGGAGGGTTGAAAAGATGATCTCCTGAATTGGATTAGCGCCGCCGAGCCGTCAGTCAGTCAGGCGGAGGGGGAGAGCAGCCGCGGAGGAGTGATGCCCATCTTCACGTATCTGAGTCCGGGCCCTGACGAGGAGCAACAACCTCCGAAAACAAGCAGAAGCAGCGGGGAGGGAGGGGAGTCCGGGCTGCAGCTGACCCTCTCCTCTCCGGCGGGGAAGGGGGTTGTTTTCACACCGCGGAGGCTCCAAACTCTCGATTTCCGGGGAGGAAGAAAGCGACGTCCAGCCGTCAGAAAACAACGGACTATCCTACTGCAAGGAAATCCGGGGGCGGCGTGTTTACCTCCCCTCTATTCCTGCTGCCGTTCTCGGTGGGGAATCAGCTGCTGCTCGCTGAAGAGACGCCATTTGTCTACAAGGAAAGGCTTCCAGTGGGCTGCGCAACACTGCCGCCCACAGGCGAAGTTAGGACCTGCAGCTCGTTACATTACCGacagctccctctgctggctgAACAGTTCCATTGCTTTTAAACCAGTTTAAGGCTCAGAAAATTTTggtacacttttttttttttttttacagttttgttccGGAAATTTAATTATTCTTATTCACCATTTCCAAgagtacaaacaacaaaactgtaaacacatataaatcactgaatatttctgtcatgtctgtaaaatcagattttttgttttaatattgatgtaattactgtagaaaaaatgaaaatacaaaggatattttggaaaataaaataatcctttaTTATTccgacattttaaaaaaattaagttgatATTCCAAAAAAGAGCAGCCGaaatgaaaacaacaggaagaaaaaacacaatgcaagcTGACTGacaatataaatacaaaaaatatataaatatgtatgcATAATAATACatacaaattatatttatactggtcatacataaaactgaaaaaaataaaaataattgattgtaaacaaaataaatagaacaaaaataatatactTACATCatgaataattatttctgtattcATTTGATCATTTCCAGTTCATCAAACATCATGAACCTTAGTGAATCTTCCCTCCATTAAAGTCCTGGCTGGAGTGGCGTGTGTTGGAGTGTGATAAACAAAACTGGcagcaaattattttatgatGGGTGGTAACAACATGGACAGCAgggaaacaaattatttaaacatgGAGAGAATTATATATGAAGTATATCGTATTAACACCTGAATAATTTGAGGTGtaaataatttgtcatttaattacttgatttattaaaatatcttcGTGTATATATACTGTCCCAATTTTTCAACATTTAGCATGATATTTAGTTAGCtgtgataaaaatattaaaccttTATCACATTTGTTGCTGATCTTTGGtgaaagcaaattatttttttacttctagtTGATAAGCCAAAAACgtgaaaaacatgattttataaTATAATGGAGTTTGGAACTAGATATTCAAcctgcaaactaaatatttaccgTAATTTCTGGACTATAGAGAGCGgtagtttgaaactgtgacatttataaatgaatgaatatctTGATAAAAAGATGACCATCAATATGAGGTCTAACACAAAGTTACTTACAgaggttaaaaacagaaatacagacATTAAATCACAAGACAAACAAGGAAAcgattaaataaagtaaatattgataataaaaaatgtaggaATTAATTAAAGGAAGGGAAATTGAGTTCATAAGGGGAaaaatttacacaaagaaagataaaataaagatgtttatgaAATTGATAAAGTTGAAACAAATCCagtcagcaaaaataaaacttattttaatttaaactttacatCAACAATACTAACAAATTACAACACACTCAAAGATTATCTTAATCTTAagacatttacaaaaatcacaCCGGAACATTGTAACACTTCTAAAGCAACAAGCTGCAAAGTGAAGTAAGTGCAAAAAACCGTTTCCGATCTGTAAATGCAGAGTTTCACCAGTCCAGCTTCATGTCAGCTTTGCTCCAAATGTATTTTCCGCCTCtcttcagaaacattttctcatcGAAGCCGCTGAAGCTGATGGCGTCCTTCACGCCGACGTCCAGGATGGATCTGGACGGGTCCTTCCTTCCCTCCCGACAGTCCAGGAAACGcatctggaaaaaacaaaaacccaacgGAGGGGAAACTTTGAGTCTGACTTCATGGAgcgaaagaaaacatttaaaacaaaatcaaacaaaagaagagcagaagaaCCCACGGTGAGACCAAACAACTCTTCATATTTTAACCTGAACACATGCAACGCTACAAAGCTAACAGTGTTAGCAACAGAAACTACTTACATATTCATCCAGGATCAGGTACGAGTTCCTCATCTgttaaagcaacaaacaaattttaatctgacattCTGGTGTCAAAAGAATCAAAACTACAACAGAAAGTTACATATGTTTCAAAAACTGATTgcaatgtgaataaaatgttttttatttctcaacagTTATGAGGCATGGTggaaaaaaagtgcaacaaGTTCATTGGTAACAACTAGTAACAACttgttgttgctaggtaaccaaagagtgagtgagttagttgattccaccaacatAGCTTAACTGGCCGTCAGAGGTTTACAGactcattaagcaaatttattttcaaaaagtttaacaacacaattttatgggcaatggaaatgcagctaatgTCAGAGTTAAACAcctaaaaatgaagaaataaatagttcttattatCACTTTCATTGTTATCACAACAGTAGGGCAAAATATCTGTGAATTACCTATGAGAGTGAAAAACAACTGTCAGAGTTTTGTTGTTAAGTGAGGTTTGtgagctaaagctaaagctaaagctaaagcgtGTCAGTGATATGGTGCGTAACGACGTTCTGTCTCTTACCTTCTCGTTGGACTCTGGAACGAGACAGGAAACGGCGCTGTGGCGGTCCAGGTAGTCCTGGAACTGCTGGTCAGTGATGACGAACCTCTCCGCCTCCCTCAGCGCCGCCTCTCCAGCGTTCTCTCCATCGATCAGCAGACACTGGAACACCTGAGCAGAAACCAGGAGAAAACAGCAAACCAATCAGTTTCTCTTCTAACTGTGACACGTTTTAAAACACATGAACTGTTTTTACCTTCCAGCGGACCGGATTGAGCTGGTTGATCTGTTCAGTCATGTCTTCGTGAATGTTAAAGGTGTTGATAACCGAGTTGATCTTGAACGCCACTTTGTATTGCTGACACCAGCTGCGGATCTTGAAGAGGTTCTCGATGTGACTCTTCTTGCCCTGAGATCTGCCGATTATCTGGTTGGTTTCTTCATCAAAACTGTCACAGGAGATTGCCAGGATGTCCAAAAAGTCTCCTGCACAAGGCAAATGATGAGAGTTCATTTACGGTGGCCCAGGAGggtcaacaaaatgcaaaaaaaacacaaaaccctaAAATGCATGTTATGCTAACACACAACACACGTTACACTAGCAGTTGTGCTAGTATAACTGCTTCTAGCTTAACTTTGTTGTGTCTGTTCTTGCTTCGCTTATTTTGGATGTGTAAAACACAGtcaaccaacatatttttacctTCCACTAAACTTCCCATCAATAgctgtttacatttcaaatgtgcacaaaactttgccGATATTctgctgatgtaaaaaaaaaaagaaaaactatttcataATAGCAGTGTGTCCATTGAATAAGAAAtccaattaaaatcacatgtgaataagtttgttcaaacaatgttattaaaaacatgtagtgccatcatcctccaaccacttcctgtccttttctttgtattttccgTCAGTGGTAACATCCGTTGTTAATCGTGTGATTAAAAAAGTTTCTATTGGAATTTTGCAGGATAAACCCATTTCAATaggtccaaaaaaaaaaacaacctcatcAAAACTTTTTATGGCAAAAAGAGAGACTTTAAGAAATTggtctttttaaacaaacttatttccGGAATACCaattatggtcaatggaaacgtaTGACTGAGTTTTCATCACTGAAAATATCTGTGCCATaaatatgagtttcacttttcaaactacttaaataattaaacttgtCGTTCATGTCCTGATTTCCTGAGCTGGACCTCACCGTATTTCTGGaaccatttttctttaatcatgCTGCCGTTGCTGACGATGCTGACGCTGGGCAGCTGCAGCTCCGCCTTGCAGAACTGAACCATTTCCCCCAGGAAGTCTCCCCGTTCATGCAGAAACGGCTCCCCTCCGGAGAAATTGATCTTTTCCATCCCTTTAAACCAcaaatgtaactttcatttaatttgatcaataaaacagaattttatgcttttaatccCTAAGTATTACCTGCTTCTTTGAGAAGTCTGAGCCCCCTCTTGGCCTCCTCCAAAGGAAGGACGAAGGAAGTTTTTGCGGTGTGGAAACAAAACCCGCATTTATAGTTGCATTTGCGGGTAAAGTGGTAGTTGACGCTGGTTGGGGTCGTCACATCCAAGCCTTTGCGTTGCTCCGACTGGCTGTTCGCGTCCGAAAGCAGGGAGTTTGTGGCCCCGCAGGTTCCTTTGGACCAGGAGAAAACTTTGGAAAAGATGCAAGAGAAAATGCTGAGGATGGTGCTGATGCAGAGCTCCAGCAGGGCGCCGACAGAAACTCCAGGCATCTTGAAATCAGACGTTGACTCCGGTTGTTGAAGTTGCAGACTGCATGATCCTGCAGGGCGGCTCTTTAAATAGAGGTTTAGCCCTGGAGGCGGTCAGCTGAGCGGCTGCAAGGTTTCTGTTTACAAACATCGAAAACGAAACCAGATCATGAGCCGATGACGGAAAAATGTGACTCTGCAGGTCTAGTTTGGGTTTCTgcaaagaaatgataaaatgtttttcataaagtGCCTTTAGACGGCTCTTTACTACAATTACATGACAAGAAATGTAACTGAAATGTTGGCAAAAGTCGCTCTATTAATAATGACCAATGGCGCCAGTAAGGGGGGGCATATGGGCACCCTGACCCAACCTGCTTTACTATGTTTCTGAATccattttagagaaaaaaaaaagtatgaaatatgtattaatattaatatgttttcttttttaatgccTGTCCCTGTTACTCACCATGTATCACATATTAGAGTGAAAAATTAGGTGCATTACAGTAAAAATTAttgtcagtttattttacttcacttaaaaacatgtttcatgaGCAGGAAGACTCTCATGCtcattcttttttgtaaaacccccaaaaaacctttttagGTGAGTTTTAAAGAGttagtattatgtaaaatcaactttttaaaatctttacatcacggtataatgttattccttcatcaaaaacaaacctggggGCATGCTGTGGGGGCGTAGGGGATAACgcaacccatgtttggaggccttgagtcctcgacacggccgtcgcgggttcaattcccggaccagtcgacatttactgcatgtcttctcccctctccttccccccctCTTGTCAGccttcaaataagggacactagagccacaaaagaccccctggaggggagaaaagcaacaacaaacaaacctggagtgttgctttaatttgttGAGAAACGCTTTaatcaccatggtaaccacTCAGATGGCTGAAACACCTGGGTGGATCTAACTCCGCTTCAAGACAAAGCTTCTTCTCAGAGCTGAGGTTCCTGACCTTCCACCCCACAGAGcagctcctacagactagccagcagcaattagtaaacacctggtggaactgtgcatcttaTGAGCTCATTATGCGAAACAACAGTGAAACAATGGTAGAAACACCTGCTGAGTTACCTTTGATTAGTAGCatcatatttgatgtgtattgatgattttggataaattctaatatttattgtttgattTCATAGTTGATGACtgaatgatgttttattaagtaaataactttgaactgccttgttggttgccttttttttagatttcttttgagttttcaaaatTTCTAACATGAAATAAGTACAATTTTGAATCTAGTTGAAAAAAGTGGTAAAAACTAGAATCTATACACCCTAAATATATGAACAGacaggaaaatgttaaattatttgccatgttttttttactgaaatgatCTCATGCATGTTTAGTCATGCATATAagtattttatgactttgtattttttcatgtaaagcactttgaactgccttattgctgaaatgAAACGAACTtggttaattgatttatttcaaacttttatgcTGACTTTAACTAATCAGTGTCGACGTGCAGAGCCAAAggtctaaaaacattttcaaacttgaGTTTAACTTTTGGATTCACGGGAAATATTTCTATGCTGCACCCTAGAGGCGTCGCCTGTAAGTTTCGTTTTTCCTTTCCCGCTCGGTAACTTTCGTTTTCCTGACCACAGCCGACTGCAGCTGCACTGAAACCCGCCGATACCAGAACCGGAACATGGCCCGGCACCTGAAGCTTCTCGTCCAGCGGTGGTCGTCCCGTGTTTTCTCCGTGGAAGTGGACGGAGCGCCGCGGTACTTTGGGGTCAGAGAGCAGCTCCGTGGGGAACCGGTCCCGCCTGATGTGTTCAGTGAGGTCCAGAAGCAGGACAGGTGTTACTCCCTGCTGGTCTGCAGCGGGGACCGGGTCACAGGAGACAGGTTTCACTGGGAGCTGAGAGACCGGCTGCAGGGGCAGCTGCCACCGGGCTCCGGGCTCCGGTCCATGTCCTCCTTCATCCCGGACCAGAAGGGCTCGCTGCTCAAAGGATACTTCCTCCAAAGCCGGGCTGGGAATTCATCCCTGATTGAGAACATTTTAACGGATTTGGAGCAGAGAAACCCCGTGTTGGTGTGTTCATACTCCCAAAGTGAAGACGGTCAGCAGTGGACTCAGTGTCTCTGGGACCAGTCGGAGGATAAACCGCTCAGGTTCTGCGTGGTGCCTGCAGAAACACCCAAACATCATCCATCAGTTCTCAACATGATCAACTCTGATGTTTTCTACAGCCTGCATGAGGCCTGCGACGTGCTGAAGCAGGTACAGCTCAAAAATATGAAGTTTAGTTGCAGCATTTTGCACACTGGCGCACTCATGTGGCGGAGAATGGTACTGCAGGGTCTCCAGATCCTGAAGATTTAAGTTTTATCGTTTAGTCCTTATTTTGGAAGTCAAAATGCTTTTAAGTTGACgtcttttgaaaacaatgtagAAAAGGGATGTAATTCATTATAAAAAggattttgcacatttgctgtattaaaagaaaagtttttaatttcttgatttaacacatttattctCAGTTATAAGAACAACATTTTAGTCACTTTCTGTTAAAATGATTTCAGCCGActggtgagagaaaaattaGATCTTGGTCTCAAAATGTTTGGGCACCCCTATTTTAGAAGAAAGtctatttttattgatttattcattttattttgaagggtcAGAGCAACTTTGCTCAGATAGTGCAAAGGCAAAAATGAGTTTTAGGGTTCTAAGGGTTGCTGACCcatgtcctagtcaaagttctCAGTCCAATTGAGCATCAGTAGCAAGACTTTAATTTTGACAGATTTCACAGCTGTTCTCCATCCAGTCTCACTGGCGTTGAggcattttgtcttttcatgtTCAAATCCTCACTAAAGTCTCAGATTAGTACCAGTAAAAAACCTGATTTTTTATTGGATTCACAGAGGAGCAGATGCAGCAGTCGTTTTGACTCCCTCCTGATCCGCAGTGAACTGATTTCCTCCCCGTTTTCTGCAGTGTGGTGACATCATCCCAGAGACCCGGTCTGTACTGGGGATGCTTCCCAGCAGCCTGGATGCCAGAAGAAAACCAGACTTCCCAGTTATTGTCATAGAGGGCCTGGATGCCACAGGTTAATGCCATTACCtcataaataaacacaggaTCATCCTGATGGGTGGCTGTTCTCTGCTAAAAACATTACCTGTCAGTGTTCTCTGCCTAATGGAATATCACGTATCATGACCTCAGAAAAGTTACATCACTTTGGAAACGGTTTATTGAATCGTCTGCTGCTCTTAGAGGCTCCACTGTGTCAGGTAGACTCTCCTTAATGGAGAGAGAGtaacaaatgtttcactttcattttttagGAAAGACGACGCTGACAGAGTCTCTGCGGGACTCTCTGGGGGCCACGCTTCTGCGGTCGCCTCCCCAGTGCTTGTCCGCCTGGAGAGGGCGCTTCGATCGAGAACCGCCCCTCATCCGGAGGGCTTTCTATGCAGTGGGCAACTACATCACAGCTGAGCAGATACACCAAGAGGCCAGCAAGTCTCCTGTTATTGTTGACAGGCAAGATGTTGGACTGTCATGTTAGAGCAGTGATGAACTCTTAAAGGCCACCAAATTCActcattttgtatgttttggttcttccatttgggtttctacttcttctaaaaatgctttaaaaaaccACCCAGCCGTTTATTGgctttgcatgttctccctgtgcatggtgggttctctccgggttctccgtattcctctcacagtccaaaaacatgactgtcaggttaattggtctctctaaattctccctaggtgtgagtgtgtgtgtgaatggttgtgtgtcctgtgtatctctgtgttgccctgcgacagactggtgacctgtcagggtgaacccgcctcttgcccggaacgcagctggagaggaaccagcaaccctcccgaccccattagggtgaacagaaaatggatggatggaatataatgaacatgttttgtgcaGGCCACAGACGTACCCTAAGCTGTTCAAGGAAGCACCTTTAATATTTCAGCCTTATTGTCAGGAAGTCTTCAGCCAGCCATGTTTGATCTGTCTCCAGGTTCTGGCACAGCACAGCAGCGTACGCCATCGCCACCGCAGTAACCGGCCCAGTGAGTAACCTTCCACACGAGGGCGCCGAGGTGTACCGTTGGCCCGGTGACCTCCTGCAGCCCAGCCTGGTGGTCTTACTTACCCTGGACccggaggagaggaagaggcgGCTGAGGAGCAGAGGTCTGATGAAGACCGACGAGGAGCAGGAGCTGGATCACAACAAACTGTTCAGAATCAGGTTAGACAAGAATGTTTGATACAGATATGTTTGAGAATCAGATCAAAGGTCCAACTCCAGTTCGTTTACCTAGAACACAGGcgtccaactccagtcctcaagggccgctgtcctgcagtttttagatgtgccacaagtataaaacactggaatgaaacggcttcatcacctcctcctggtgtggatcggttctccagagccttaatgacctgattattctgttcaggtgaagcagcagaggctcagctaaacgttgcaggactgATGTTAcaggagtttgacacccctgacctAGAAAGTCcggtgtcttcttcagaggtttttgtgttgtttccatcagtggttgttggtgcagcgcccccacaggccaggaggggaacaggttggtttgactcagcagagaggaagagaaccacagcagctggaggtggagcagaggATGCAACTGATGATCTACCAGACTGTCAGATGTGAAAATACCCTTAGAGTGATATTAAacaattattcacttaaaagaAGTTcattatcttgctgaaaagttacttttcagttatttttatcttattttaaatgtactaag
This is a stretch of genomic DNA from Gambusia affinis linkage group LG16, SWU_Gaff_1.0, whole genome shotgun sequence. It encodes these proteins:
- the cmpk2 gene encoding UMP-CMP kinase 2, mitochondrial; translated protein: MARHLKLLVQRWSSRVFSVEVDGAPRYFGVREQLRGEPVPPDVFSEVQKQDRCYSLLVCSGDRVTGDRFHWELRDRLQGQLPPGSGLRSMSSFIPDQKGSLLKGYFLQSRAGNSSLIENILTDLEQRNPVLVCSYSQSEDGQQWTQCLWDQSEDKPLRFCVVPAETPKHHPSVLNMINSDVFYSLHEACDVLKQCGDIIPETRSVLGMLPSSLDARRKPDFPVIVIEGLDATGKTTLTESLRDSLGATLLRSPPQCLSAWRGRFDREPPLIRRAFYAVGNYITAEQIHQEASKSPVIVDRFWHSTAAYAIATAVTGPVSNLPHEGAEVYRWPGDLLQPSLVVLLTLDPEERKRRLRSRGLMKTDEEQELDHNKLFRIRVEEAYRRIVGPACIALDASPSADLVLQQALLLIRAKCHL
- the rsad2 gene encoding radical S-adenosyl methionine domain-containing protein 2, which translates into the protein MPGVSVGALLELCISTILSIFSCIFSKVFSWSKGTCGATNSLLSDANSQSEQRKGLDVTTPTSVNYHFTRKCNYKCGFCFHTAKTSFVLPLEEAKRGLRLLKEAGMEKINFSGGEPFLHERGDFLGEMVQFCKAELQLPSVSIVSNGSMIKEKWFQKYGDFLDILAISCDSFDEETNQIIGRSQGKKSHIENLFKIRSWCQQYKVAFKINSVINTFNIHEDMTEQINQLNPVRWKVFQCLLIDGENAGEAALREAERFVITDQQFQDYLDRHSAVSCLVPESNEKMRNSYLILDEYMRFLDCREGRKDPSRSILDVGVKDAISFSGFDEKMFLKRGGKYIWSKADMKLDW